Proteins encoded within one genomic window of Montipora capricornis isolate CH-2021 unplaced genomic scaffold, ASM3666992v2 scaffold_320, whole genome shotgun sequence:
- the LOC138035216 gene encoding uncharacterized protein F54H12.2-like: protein MDDMLYPIGSTVKEETLVSTEEHPYGQGGNGLGGMFRSLFRSATPFLKTTAKKVGKRMLDTGLETGMQLVQDVINGQPLKKAAKTRAKAAGKNLLTGVIDDITQQGRGKEYISARIRQSGTVKDRPRKGEHLVQRSRLFLIKDGISSPSLSPGANSSLQLFDVPVTDVSIVSSKWIDYEPVQTGTNPIEFVIKPLADYIDINKTELRLVVKITKQDGSPTGDGKKYTLVNNALHSIIKQFTIKINETLVTEQSDTQAYNAYIKTLLNFTEQAKKSYLTKALYYKDTAGHMNEVDNTAESNEGLNRRATFTNNGAEVGLVGVPLCDVFNIDKLLLDGLEIKVKVDLNNDAFVLMAGETPNNCKLKVMSSTLRIRTVRVADSVKLEHVQIMQGHKGSAPLPAIYTLTRTPTQARIIPQGVLNHTETDLFHGFIPQCIIFGLVRNDAFNGNLARNPFNLELFDLQDIRLTVNGEEMPYSALDLTGGKKIDGYNTLFSGSGDMNCGHGLDIDRVDWENGYGLFRFDLTPAGSGHPDHLIPHRTGNVNLYLKFGTQTNSVLNLIVYAEFQNQLEIDRNRRVVYDLSQGS from the coding sequence ATGGACGACATGTTGTACCCTATAGGCAGCACGGTAAAGGAGGAGACATTAGTATCTACGGAGGAACACCCTTATGGTCAAGGGGGCAACGGCTTAGGTGGAATGTTTCGGTCCTTGTTCCGTTCAGCAACTCCCTTTctcaaaacaacagcaaaaaaagtGGGAAAACGAATGCTCGATACTGGATTGGAAACGGGAATGCAACTTGTCCAAGACGTGATCAATGGTCAACCTTTAAAGAAAGCTGCCAAGACAAGAGCGAAAGCTGCTGGAAAAAATTTACTCACAGGGGTCATTGATGACATTACACAGCAAGGTCGAGGAAAAGAGTATATAAGCGCGCGTATACGTCAAAGCGGCACAGTGAAGGACAGACCAAGAAAAGGAGAACATCTCGTTCAACGTTCAAGACTATTTTTGATTAAAGATGGCATCAGCTCACCCTCTCTCAGCCCTGGTGCGAATTCAAGTTTACAATTGTTTGATGTACCTGTGACAGATGTATCGATTGTTAGCAGCAAATGGATCGATTACGAACCGGTTCAAACGGGAACTAACCCCATCGAGTTTGTCATCAAACCGTTAGCTGACTACATTGACATTAACAAGACAGAGCTGCGATTGGTAGTAAAGATTACCAAACAAGATGGATCGCCCACAGGGGATGGTAAGAAGTACACTCTGGTCAACAACGCCCTTCATTCCATCATCAAACAGTTTACCATCAAGATCAACGAAACGCTGGTAACAGAACAGTCAGACACTCAAGCATACAATGCTTACATCAAGACCTTATTGAACTTTACGGAACAGGCCAAGAAATCGTACTTAACCAAAGCTCTGTATTACAAAGACACTGCTGGACACATGAATGAAGTAGATAATACAGCAGAAAGTAATGAGGGTCTGAATAGAAGAGCCACATTTACTAACAACGGCGCAGAAGTTGGGTTGGTCGGAGTACCTCTTTGTGACGTGTTTAATATTGACAAGTTGTTGCTTGACGGTTTGGAGATCAAAGTCAAAGTGGATCTGAACAACGATGCTTTTGTTCTAATGGCTGGGGAGACTCCAAACAACTGCAAACTAAAGGTCATGTCTAGTACGCTTCGCATACGAACAGTGCGTGTTGCAGACAGTGTGAAACTAGAACATGTACAGATCATGCAAGGTCACAAAGGGAGCGCACCGCTACCAGCCATCTATACCCTAACCAGAACCCCTACGCAGGCAAGGATCATCCCTCAAGGAGTCTTAAATCACACTGAGACAGATTTATTCCACGGTTTCATTCCTCAGTGCATCATTTTTGGGCTCGTGCGAAACGATGCCTTCAACGGAAACCTTGCAAGAAATCCTTTCAACTTAGAGCTGTTTGACCTGCAAGACATTCGGCTGACTGTGAATGGAGAAGAAATGCCTTATTCTGCGCTGGATCTGACAGGTGGAAAAAAGATCGATGGTTACAACACGCTGTTTTCAGGAAGTGGAGACATGAATTGTGGGCACGGGCTTGACATTGATAGAGTGGATTGGGAGAACGGATACGGTTTGTTCCGTTTTGATTTGACACCGGCAGGAAGTGGACATCCCGATCATCTGATACCTCATCGAACGGGTAACGTGAACCTGTACCTGAAATTTGGAACTCAGACGAACTCAGTTCTGAATTTAATTGTGTACGCAGAATTTCAGAATCAGTTGGAAATTGATCGCAATCGTCGCGTGGTCTACGATTTGTCACAAGGCTCTTAG